The Larus michahellis chromosome 9, bLarMic1.1, whole genome shotgun sequence genome contains the following window.
CCGGGTTTGTGACTTTGGGTACGAGCGCCTTGGGCTGATGCCATTCCCTTTGTGTTTCAGGAcatttcccctttcctctgtGTGTTTTGCCAAATAAATCACGTCgacaaaaagaaagaggcaggaggCAGCGGGAGCTGGATGGGTGGGGGACGGGAATTTTAAAGCGAAGCCAAAGAGAGCCCAGATAGGTTTTGAGTTAAGGCAGGAGACCGTGCAAGGAGGAGCTTCTAGGTTCATTTTCCTGTTTCAACACTTATTCTAACTTGCTTTATTTATCtgtcttctctttattttggCTGTGACCTCACCTCTGACACCGGCTTCTTCTAAAAGAGCGCGACTCAAGTGCAGTAAGTCCcgttacctcttttttttttttttttttctcagtttctggtggctgtgtggcttttgttttcGCTGTTGGGATGCCTTTTGCCCAGGTcctatttaataaaattaaaaaaaaaaaaaggcacgcattaaaaaaaaccccaaacccacccccaccctggctggaagagctgctgggctgtgccaggggcgAGCGGAGCCGCCTCCTTCCTCCGGGCCGGTTATGAGATTTGGTTTAAATCTTTTTTTGATTGCCGCGGAGCTTCGCGATTCAGTTTCAATTGACTAAGCCCTGTGAATGAGCGCAGTCAAGTCTGCGCGGCTAAAAATCCTTTGGCGATTAGGAAAGCTATTTTATTCCTGATCACTCTTCTATTATCTTGGGTCATCTAATCTGTCGGGATGGGTTTTGGCTATTACGCCGTGTTAAGTAGGACTTGGAAGGTCAAGCAGTTAACTAACCAGCTAAATAACCGTGGTGGAGGGCAACCGTCACCTCCAGCGCGGCTGCTTTTTATTTGCGTCCCTGACATCTCGATGGCAATGGCAGCGGTTTGCTGCTCGTTTTGCCTGGGCGCAGCCCCTCGGCGTGGTTGGAGAGGGCGGCGAATGCATTTTTTCGGTGGGCAGAGGCTGGTAGGAGCCGTGTTGGGGGCTGCCCtccccgtggcggggggggtgcTCAGCCCGTGCCCCCCGCCCCTGGGGCGCACAATGCCGCCGTCTCGGGGAAAAGCTGGCAGGACAAAGCCCGGCTGAGCCGCGGCTTTGCAGCGATTTCCTGCCATCCCCAAGCCCACAAATGGGCCTTTTGAGAGCTGGGGGcggatgggaagaaaaatgctatttaaggggggagaggggaattGGGCATCATTAACCCGCTCCTTTGGCAGGGAGGGGGCCGTCAGAGATGGGAAGGTTCCCgatctataaaataaaatacggGGTATTCCCCACGGAGGTTTAATGCGCACGATAATCAGAGTTAGTCATTCATATTTTCCTAGCCTTGCCTGcgcaataaaaaatatttagtttcttGGCGGCGGGCCAGCGGCGGGCTGAATGGATCGATGCCTCTAAATGCTTGACATGATTCTCTGGTAGCTGCGAGGTTTTTCAGCATGACTGCCTGAGAAGAAAGACCCCGGTGTTATCCAAAGCCGCTTATTGGGTACCGAGGAGAAACATGAACTGCTTTAGTTCTCCCTTTCAGCGGGGaaagaaaggcaggcagaggagcttAGGAACATTTCTGCTTAGCAGGGGTGGCAGGCTCTGCTCCGAGACATGAAATGATGGTAATTTCTCCTGCTGCTCCGAGAAACTAATTGAAGGGCAtctgcgcggggccggggctgtgccgcAGGGCCGTGCGGGGCCGGGCTCTCGCCACCGCTCTGGAGGGGGTTTTGCGCTGCCATTTTTGCTCCCAGCCCGATCCCGGCTTGTTGAGGGGTTTTCCAGGGAATGCTGGTGGCTTTCCTGGGAATGCCAACGTCTCCTGGGCTCTGCCGCTTGAAGGGAGCGCagaacaccccccccacccccccccgagcGGAGCTGCGCCGTGGggcgctgggctctgctgctcccgGCGACGTGggtttttccaagtgtttttttGGATGCCCTTTGTCTGAGCAGAGCTCAGCTGCCGGTGCAGCTTGGCCGGGGCTGGGTTGAAGCGGTGCCTTTGCTCCCCTAATGAACATGGCGGGGGTGAAGCCCTGGCTCTCCTGATGCCGGAGGAAGCACCCGTGGGCTCTCATGGGTGCCAGCCCTTGTGCCagtcccttcccctgccctgggctggggagaagctgAGGCCAGAGGATGATGGTGACGGGGCTGGTGTTCCCCGAGGCGGGCAGAGGATGATGGTGACAGGGCTGGTGCTCCCTGGGGGGGCCAGAGGATAATGGTGATGGGGATGATGCTCCATATGGGGGGCAGAGGATGATAATTATGGAGCTGGTGCACCCTGGGGGGCACAGAGGATGATGGTGATGGGGATGATGATCCCTATGGGGAACAGAAGATGATGGTGACAGGGCTGGTGCTCCACATGGGGGGCAGAGGGTGATGGTGATGGGGCTGGTGCTCCCTGTGGGGGCCAGAGGATAATGGTGATGGGGATGATGATCCCTGTGAGGGCCAGAGGATGGTGGTGACAGGGCTGGTGCTCCCTGAGGGAGTCAGAGGATGATGGGGCTGGTGCTCCCCGAAGGGGTCAGAGGCACCTTGTAAGCTGCTGCTCGTCGAGTCctgcctgttttccttctgtttccaccTTAAAAAGTTTCTTCTGTTGCTGCAGAATAATTCTGTTTCGCCCTCGGAAAGCCTGAGAGCCAGCGAAAAGCACCGGAGTTCCACGGACTACAGCATCGACTCCAAGAAGCggaaagcagaggagaaggacaGCATGAGCCGATATGTGAGTGACAGGGACGGTGACGCTGCGGCTGGGGGGCTGAGAGCTGCAGGGGCATGCGGTGGCACGAGGCACAGGGCGTTCGGGCAGGACTTTGGGTGGGAGAAAGCGGGATTTGGGTAATACTTTCCAAAGGTGACCTGCgtcctgctgctgtgctgctggagggggGGTTCGGCTTCCCGGGGGGCTGCCTGTCGCCCCAGGGTTTGGTGGCTCTCTGCGGGATGTAACTCGCTTTGTGTTTCAGGACAGCGATGGTGACAAGAGCGACGACCTGGTGGTCGACGTCTCCAACGAGGTGAGCCGTGGGGGTGTTTTGGCAGGTCCGCTCCTCTCCCCGCGGCACAgtggggctttgggggggtcggggggggcgaTGTCTTAGGGGTCCCCCGACACCAGCCCAGTTCTTGCCTGAAAGAGGAGCCGGAGGGAGCCCTCCCCGCTGCTGGGGGTGCCAATGCTTTCTCCTGTCTCGCAGGACCCCGCCACCCCCCGGGTCAGCCCAGCCCACTCCCCCCCGGAGAATGGCATAGACAAAGCCCGTGGGCTGAAGAAGGGGGATGCGCCGAACAGCCCGGCCTCGGtcgcctcctccagcagcactcCCTCCTCCAAGACTAAAGACCTGGGCCACGTACGTCCTTCGCTCTGCCGGGGGGGGTCAGGCCCCCCTGGCCGGGAATGCTGGCCCAGTCTGGGGGCTTGCCGAGCAGGGGCTGCAGATGCCAGTGGCCGAACCtcatccttttctgtttttcatcccttctccatccaGAATGACAAATCGTCGACGCCCGGGCTCAAGTCGAACACTCCAACGCCCAGGAATGACGCTCCGACCCCGGGGACGAGCAGcaccccggggctgcggccgATGCCTGGCAAGCCGACCGGCATGGACCCCCTGGGTGGGTACCGggtcccccagtgccacctctctgctgctgtctccGGCATGGCTTCAGCCCGTGCCCTCCAGGGGCACAGCAGCTTTGGCGGCGGGGGGTTCAGGTTTATCAGGGACCCAATCCAGCTCAGGGCAGGGGTGCCAGCAGCTCAGGTGCTCCCCGTGCCAGAgatggggtgaggagggaggtCCAGCCCTTGCACCTTCTCCTCTGGGGTGAGCGGGGCTGGATGCGGGTGGGCTCCGTCCCCTGACCGcgtccccatccctcccgcaGCCTCGGCCCTGCGGACGCCCATCTCCATCGCGGGCTCCTACGCGGCTCCCTTCGCCATGATGGGACACCACGAGATGAACGGCTCGCTCACCAGCCCCGGCGCCTACGCGGGGCTCCACAACATCCCCCCGCAGATGagcgccgctgctgccgccgccgctgcctaCGGCCGGTCGCCAATGGTGAGCTTTGGAGCTGTACGTAGCACTTTTAGCTCCTTTTCTGGCTCCCGGTGGGGTGGTGGGAGTGGGGAGGGTCcggaggggtgcagggggaggcTTCCCTGTGTCAGCTGTAAAACTGGGGCTCCTCACCGGCTGCGTTTCGACTCGGCCGCTGTCGAAAGGTGCTGGGTGTAGAGATGCCTCCCCTTGGGGTGATGCGCGTGTGCCACGACATTGGGGTTTGTCCTTCCCCGCTGTGTGTGGGAAGTACCCACCGTGCAGCCCCCTTTTCTTTACTCCTGCTAAACACTCAATCGTACGCTTTAAGGCAAAATACAGGCAAAAACAAGAAGCAAAACGCTGCCGTTAATGCGGAGATGGGGGTTCCTGCAGCCGGGGTGCTGGGCATGGCTCGGCTCCTCCTGTCCCTGGGGACTTGGGAGCAGCATGGGGAGGGTGAGCACGTCCCGCGCTGGTCCTTGCAGACCAGAAACCTTTGGCTAATCCCCCAGTCCTTCCCCTTTCTGCCAGGGAAAAAGGAGCGATTGGCTATTGAGCAGCAAGGGAAAAGAGGGAGCTGCCGAGTGTCCCCACACCTGCCCGGGCTCGCGGATGGGGAGCTGTTTGCTGGTGTGCCCGGCTCCTGCCCGGCCTCACCCGCGTCTGTGTGTCTCTCGGCAGGTTGGTTTCGACCCGCACCCACCCATGAGAGCCCCCGGCCTGCCCTCCAGCCTGGCGTCCATCCCCGGAGGGAAGCCGTAAGCCCCTCTTGGTCTTTTTGCGCTCTGGGGGGGATGCGTGTGCGCgggagggagatgggggctgCACCCAGGGCTGGGTCCGGCCGAGCCCCCGAGAGCAGCGGTGGCCCCCGGCCCCTAACGAGGCACGAGCTGGCAGCCGGGTTGCAATGCCACCCACCCCCTTACGCTGGGTTTGCAGCAAACCTCTTTCTCCCGGGCTGATTCCCACCCCGTTTGCCCTTCCCCGGCAGAGCCTACTCCTTCCACGTCAGTGCCGACGGGCAGATGCAGCCCGTCCCCTTTCCCCACGACGCCCTGGCGGGTCCCGGCATCCCGCGGCACGCTCGGCAGATCAACACCCTGAGCCACGGGGAGGTGGTGTGCGCCGTCACCATCAGCAACCCCACCAGGCACGTCTACACCGGGGGCAAGGGCTGCGTGAAGATCTGGGATATcagccagccgggcagcaagagcCCCATCTCCCAGCTGGATTGCCTGgtaaggggctgggggctgcctcgcacgggagctggagcatccctcACGCCACCGCGGGTTGCTCCTGGTCCCCAagcgcgtgtccccccccctgctTTCCCCTCCCTCTAATGTGGTGACTCATTCTCCGTCCCCTCCGCTAACGTCTCTGTCCCCTCCAGAACAGAGATAACTACATCCGCTCCTGCAAACTGCTCCCCGACGGCCGCACGCTGATCGTGGGAGGGGAGGCCAGCACGCTCACCATCTGGGACCTGGCCTCCCCCACGCCCCGCATCAAGGCCGAGCTGACCTCCTCCGCCCCCGCCTGCTACGCCCTGGCCATCAGCCCCGATGCCAAAgtctgcttctcctgctgcagcgaCGGCAACATCGCCGTCTGGGACCTGCACAACCAGACCCTCGTCAGGTGAGCCCGCCTCGGCACCCAGCAGGGACGAGAGCCCATAATTGGGGTCTTTCGGCCATATTTTGGCGTGAGGACCTTTGGGGGTGGTGAGAAGAACACCATCTCGTGATCTCTGAGCGAGCACAGCAGGCTCGGTGCGCCTCGGCAGAGGATGCTCCCTGGATTTCCCGGTGCACTTGGTGCAGGGAAGCCTCCTAAATGTGGCCTGAGCACCAGCTCCCTTGAAGCGACCTTTTTCCCAGCGCTCCCCTTGGAGGTTTACGTTATTTTCTGTCGTTCAAAGGCAATTCCAAGGCCACACGGATGGTGCCAGCTGCATAGATATCTCGCACGATGGTACGAAGTTGTGGACGGGGGGTCTGGACAACACCGTGCGCTCCTGGGACCTGCGGGAAggcaggcagctccagcagcacgaCTTCACCTCCCAGGTAAGCAGGGGGGGCCCTGGGCGGCCGCCTCGTCCGGCTCCTCCTGGACACCCCCTGTAGGAGTTTGTCCCCCCCAGGTGGTGCCTGGCCGTGGGAGGGAAAACGACCCGCACAGGCCCGTTAGCCGTGTGCGTGGCTGTCCCCAGTGCTTTAGGTGTGACCGAGGAGTGTTCAAGGCAGTAAGAACTGCCGGGGGGGTTCCCCTGGCTCTTGTTTCGGCatctctttccttgttttttttcatcctctGCAAGACCAGGCTGCCGTTAAGGAAGCAGCGCTTGCCTTGGGGTGCCCGTGGCTGTTACCGGCTGGCTCTGGGTGCCCCGCAGGTGGGATGGCAGCAGGGCTCGGGCTCCTGCAGACCCTCCCAGAGCCCTTGTCCCAGAGGGACAAAGCTGGGACCTTGTGTCCTCCTGGCACGTGCAGCCATCTCCGTGGGGCCGGAGCTGCCCTGGCATTTGTGGGTCTTGTGCGACTGCTCCGAACCGGTGGAATGGCCCCTCCGAGCCCTGCTGCGCCTCTTCAGGGCTGGCCAGCCGCCTCCAGCAATGCCGTACGGCTGGTCAGACTGGAGTTGTATGATCAGGGTCCAGAACGGCATCTGCGTGGCCGAGGTCTCCGCTGCGTCCCAGCTGCCGACCCCACGGCGCTGGCGGCCGGGACTTTAACTGCATGAACACTCGCCATCGTGGAGCTTGGGTGACCAGAAGCCGTGCCACCGCAGTTCCTAGCTGTGGCTTAGAGCTTATTTAGCCCTGCCGAGTTTTCCTCTTCTGGAGAATGCCAGGAGGGTCCTTTCTGTCCAAAGACAGAAGCGCTGTCCCCGCGAGAGGCTGCGTTTCAGCCGGGATGCCTCGGCCAAGGCAGATGCCAGCCGCCGGCTCCTGGCTTTGCTGTGCCCGTGTCTCGGCGGCCACTCGGTGATTTCAGAGGACCCGGCTgtgcccttcccccccccgccgggctgTTTCTCTTCCGAAttgctggccctgctgccagcGCTGCGGGCAAAGCCGTTGCGTTACTCAAATGGCCAACGGGATCACCTCCGGCACGGCTTGTGCCCCGGTGATCGGCATCTGTCCCCAGCAGGGAATTGTCAGGGATGCAGAGCTGGCGGGtgcgacccccccccgcccccgtgctGAGCCACCCCTGTGTCCCTCCCGCAGATCTTCTCGCTGGGGTACTGCCCGACGGGCGAGTGGCTGGCGGTGGGCATGGAGAGCAGCAACGTGGAGGTGCTGCACCACACGAAACCCGACAAGTACCAGCTGCACCTCCACGAGAGCTGCGTCCTCTCCCTCAAGTTCGCCTACTGCGGTAAGCAGCTCCTTCGGCGACAGCttggggacacgcgtggggaccgTGGCTGGAAGCATGGCacggtggtgggggggggctgaGCAGGGCGGCTTCCAGCAGGATCCGTCCCACGGATGAAGAAGATAAGGATTGTCCCCACAAACCCGCCCTTAGCCGCTCTGCCCAGCGGTGGTGGCACGTTGGCATTGCGGGGGGTGAACCACCACCTGCCCACGTGCCGGCGCTGGGATGCGGCCCctcgggagcggggctggggagagcatcTCCGGAAAAAATCTGCGGGAAAATCTCCAGATCTTCCAGTTTCTGGAAAAATCTTCCAATTTCTGAGGGCAAAACCAGCCAGAAGCCCCCAGGGGCAGGGGCGAGGGCAGCCGTGGGGTCTGGCCCATGGCTtcagtggggccgggggggggggggggggggggcggcagcagcTTTTGGGTGCTGAGGCCGTGTTTCCCCGGGCGCAGGTAAATGGTTTGTGAGTACTGGAAAAGACAACCTGCTCAACGCCTGGAGGACGCCCTACGGAGCGAGCATCTTCCAGGTAGGAGGCTCTTTCTCAGGCAGggcgatggaggggggggggggtggtcagcACCTGGAACCCCCCTCCCCTCTCGACATCATCctggggggctgccagccctggggaggggcgggggatCCTTTTGGGGGGTGGCCAGATCCCTACCCAGCGTGATGGATGCTCTGTGGATGCTGCCCGGTGACACGTGGCTGCAGAAGCCTCATCGGGGGAAACCAAACTgatggtttttctctttccacccgccccccccctccccgcaccttGTTTTTCCAGTCTAAGGAATCCTCGTCCGTCTTAAGTTGTGACATTTCAGCGGATGACAAGTACATCGTCACGGGCTCTGGTGACAAGAAAGCCACAGTCTACGAGGTCATCTACTAACCGTGGATTTTATAGCACGGctggcagctcccggcaccgGCGGTGGCAGGACTCGGGCGGCCGGCGGCGAGCggccgggggctcgggggggctgcagcagggcagcctCCGGGGCTCGGCCAGGGACTGGCACGCTCCGGCGGGGCTCTGCCTCGAGGGCCCGGCGTACCACACACACGGATTTATTTGGAGGTCTGCAAATATGGCACACATTGAAGCCCTAAAcgaatttttgtttggttttagggttttgggttttattttgaatttatttttttttttttggttttctggttCTTTCCGTCTGCGCTTTGGTGGCACTATAAAGGACTTATTTtttattgtgactttttttttttttgtgcatccTGCATAAGACttgtgaaaaatgtaaataacGGACTAGTAAATAGCATTGGAAGGGTGGGGGACCCCTCCCGGTACACTAGTTGTGTATTTTTTGTCTGCTGTAATTGTATTCCACTGATGGTTTTGGTggtggcaattttatttttttttttacttttttttttttccttaaccctcccccacccaccccccctcccccccaaaaaaaagcgtCCGTTGGGACGTGACTTTGCCGTGCAGCGCGTATCCAGGCTGAGCAAAGATGTCCACTGGTGAAAGTTGTTCCTACTGTCGTACCCGTGCGTTGTTCGGTGTGTTAGTGATGGTGGGACGCTGCTGGGACCGCGGGGGACTCGCTCGGATCCTCAGCTACTGATGGGACATCAGCAACacaatcacctttttttttttttatatatggattttttttttaatttttttttttttttttgtgctcgtATGTTTGAAGAAAAGGGGAAGCCCACGCTGCGGGATCGTCTGCGCAAGCCCTTCTTGGTCTTCGGACGGAAGCAATGAGGAGTGATTTCAAAGAAAGCATAGTAAATTCAGCTCAGGGAGCCACGAAAGATAATAGCAACTTACGTGTTTTGTATTCAAATGAAAGTAAAGAATTAGAATTGATAACctttaaaatacaggttttttaaaagcaaagtttaCTAACAAGTAGGGtttgtgtgtggtgggggggaaggggctggcttTGGTAGGGTCCTGTGGGCTGTACGGTCTCGTGTCTTCTGGTATCTAGGTTCCGATGAAGCAAACCCCCTCCCCGCACAGGCCTGCGTTTCAGCATTTTGTActaaagggttaaaaaaaaaaaaaaaaccaaaaaaaaaaacaacaaaaaaaaaaccataacaggaaataaaagtatttgtgtAGCAGAAGCGCTCACCCTGTATTGTAGCATATGGAAGAGAATTTTTATACTACAtttttatggattattttttaatttttgattttaatctggttcaaaaaaaaaaaaaaaaaacaaagaagaaatactgaacGCTTAGGGTTCAGGTGAGAACTGCCTGGTTTACATGCGTGGGTGCAGCGGGGGGCCGCGGGGTTGGCATCGCAtccttcccaccagccccccctggggtggggagagacGAGATGGGGCTGGAAGGGGGATTTCATGGGAAAGGGGGAGTTTTTTCCTGTCAAAAGAAGGgggttttgagattttttttgcccttttctgcttgaaagaaaaagaaggggattGTCCCAGGCGAAGGGCGTCCGTCCTGCGCGGCTCGTTAGTGCTCGCCGTGCGTCGCCTCGGCCGGGGAGATGGGATCGATCTTGTGCGCTAATTACCCGCCCAAGGAAAAAGCAGGCTCTTTCAAACCGCATTGAGGGGAAAGTGGTTCTGAGGGGGGTTTGGCTCAGAAAAATGTCTCTGAAAATGCCCCTGGTGCCAAGGGATCCGCGCCGGCCCCTGCCGAGGGCTTCAGGGATGCGCCGTGCGtcttttggggtttgtgtttggtCCTCGGGGCTGGGGTGGATCTTGGGGGGGCTTTgcccatccccctgcacccccagccctgggcctGGTTTCCGACCGCGGGGTTCTTGGAGCATCCCCCCCCTCTTCCCATTGATGGGGAGGATGTTGGAAAGGGCCGGGGGGGCTTTGAACTGTCCCCATGGCAAACTCGCCCCGTGGTAAGGCCACCGCCAGCTCGCGTCCTGCGTGGGCACCGGTTTGCAAGTCGGCGCTTCGTTTTCCTccgaaaaaaataggaaaaaaaaataaataaaggaactgCATGTACCGGAGCTGGTGGAGGGTTACTGAGTCAGACTTCTCAACTTTACACCAAAGTATGTAGCAGAATATGTACAGCTGTTAATAACTACAACTGGTTTTtgtaaaaaagggagaaaaaaaaaaaaaagaagaaaaaaagaataaaaagtaaatgTAATGAAGCTCAAATGAAAGCAAATTGTCTATAAACCATTTGGTCTCTGAAAACCTGCACTGAGTTGTtaataaaagcaagcaaagcaagCGAGGGGCCGTTGTTCCtgcatggcagggctgggggggggcacaggacaCCCCTCGCCCAGGGCCCCCCTCGCCCCTGGGGGTGACGGCGGAGGTCGGCTGGAGGAGACGGGAGCGCGGGAGCGATGGGAGCagccgctgcagcccccagccctcgccttcccccccttcccacgCCTCTGggggggctggccctgccctccccgccctgGGATGCGCTGCCAAGGGACGTGCCCCTTCCTCCCTAGGtgtccccccatctcccctgggGGCGAGCCAGCCCACGGGCACCCCCGTGTCCTCCTATTTCTTCTCGAAGGCATCACCcagctgctttgtttctgctCCCGCCAGCCCGCAGCgaggatgtggggatggggaggaagggctgggagcaggggaccCTGCGTCCCGCTGGGGACGCGGCCACCGAGGCGGGGTGCCAGCCAGCCCGCGGGGTGCCAGCCGCAGGCGGGGCGCTCGCCGTGGCTCGGGGACGGGGTCGGGCGGCTCCCCACCCGCGGGGCGCGAGCACCTGCATTCCTGCGCTCCCGGCACGGGTGCCCCTGACAGAGACAAAGCACTTTCCTTGAACTAGGACATATGTACCGTCCTACGGGGGCTTCCCCGTGATGGATTGAACATGACAGAGCCTGCTGcgagggagaaataaaaagcaggagcAGCACTCTAACTGCTCGGGTTTCCGATAATGTACAGCGGTAAATGGTTATGAGTGcatttaaatctgattttaagcTGGATGGAATGAGGGCCTTACACAGGGGaccattaaaagataaaaattgcaAGAAATCCTTTGTTGTAAGATTTCGGAGAGCCCAGCGCTGGGGAGCGGAAGGGTTCGGCGGGGCCCGGCatccccacccccggcccccggcgctgccccttCGGGCGCCTGATCcgctgcagcttctgctttcaaCAGTTCCCGGCAAACTGTTGCCCTTTGCAATTAATTTGGTTTGACTACAACCTTTCCGAAAGTGCTGACGGAGGAGGTGTTAAAGCCGTGCGCAGTCTCTCCCATTCCCATTTACGCTATCAGCCAGCCGCCCGACGCCCGCGCTCTATAATTAAACTATTCCGAGCCCCACacgctaatttttttttttattatatattcataagggcttttttatttttttttttaaaacatgcttttagTTCAGGCTGGGCCGATGCTGCGCCACACCGGGGCGTGAAGGCAGAGACCTCACACATCGGGTGGGA
Protein-coding sequences here:
- the TLE3 gene encoding transducin-like enhancer protein 3 isoform X9, which codes for MYPQGRHPAPHQPGQPGFKFTVAESCDRIKDEFQFLQAQYHSLKVEYDKLANEKTEMQRHYVMYYEMSYGLNIEMHKQTEIAKRLNTILAQIMPFLSQEHQQQVAQAVERAKQVTMTELNAIIGQQQLQAQHLSHAAHGPPVQLPPHPSGLQPPGIPPVTGSSSGLLALGALGSQAHLAVKDEKNHHDLDHRERDSSANNSVSPSESLRASEKHRSSTDYSIDSKKRKAEEKDSMSRYDSDGDKSDDLVVDVSNEDPATPRVSPAHSPPENGIDKARGLKKGDAPNSPASVASSSSTPSSKTKDLGHNDKSSTPGLKSNTPTPRNDAPTPGTSSTPGLRPMPGKPTGMDPLASALRTPISIAGSYAAPFAMMGHHEMNGSLTSPGAYAGLHNIPPQMSAAAAAAAAYGRSPMVGFDPHPPMRAPGLPSSLASIPGGKPAYSFHVSADGQMQPVPFPHDALAGPGIPRHARQINTLSHGEVVCAVTISNPTRHVYTGGKGCVKIWDISQPGSKSPISQLDCLNRDNYIRSCKLLPDGRTLIVGGEASTLTIWDLASPTPRIKAELTSSAPACYALAISPDAKVCFSCCSDGNIAVWDLHNQTLVRQFQGHTDGASCIDISHDGTKLWTGGLDNTVRSWDLREGRQLQQHDFTSQIFSLGYCPTGEWLAVGMESSNVEVLHHTKPDKYQLHLHESCVLSLKFAYCGKWFVSTGKDNLLNAWRTPYGASIFQSKESSSVLSCDISADDKYIVTGSGDKKATVYEVIY
- the TLE3 gene encoding transducin-like enhancer protein 3 isoform X15; translation: MYPQGRHPAPHQPGQPGFKFTVAESCDRIKDEFQFLQAQYHSLKVEYDKLANEKTEMQRHYVMYYEMSYGLNIEMHKQTEIAKRLNTILAQIMPFLSQEHQQQVAQAVERAKQVTMTELNAIIGVRGLPNLPLTQQQLQAQHLSHAAHGPPVQLPPHPSGLQPPGIPPVTGSSSGLLALGALGSQAHLAVKDEKNHHDLDHRERDSSANNSVSPSESLRASEKHRSSTDYSIDSKKRKAEEKDSMSRYDSDGDKSDDLVVDVSNENDKSSTPGLKSNTPTPRNDAPTPGTSSTPGLRPMPGKPTGMDPLASALRTPISIAGSYAAPFAMMGHHEMNGSLTSPGAYAGLHNIPPQMSAAAAAAAAYGRSPMVGFDPHPPMRAPGLPSSLASIPGGKPAYSFHVSADGQMQPVPFPHDALAGPGIPRHARQINTLSHGEVVCAVTISNPTRHVYTGGKGCVKIWDISQPGSKSPISQLDCLNRDNYIRSCKLLPDGRTLIVGGEASTLTIWDLASPTPRIKAELTSSAPACYALAISPDAKVCFSCCSDGNIAVWDLHNQTLVRQFQGHTDGASCIDISHDGTKLWTGGLDNTVRSWDLREGRQLQQHDFTSQIFSLGYCPTGEWLAVGMESSNVEVLHHTKPDKYQLHLHESCVLSLKFAYCGKWFVSTGKDNLLNAWRTPYGASIFQSKESSSVLSCDISADDKYIVTGSGDKKATVYEVIY
- the TLE3 gene encoding transducin-like enhancer protein 3 isoform X10 — protein: MYPQGRHPAPHQPGQPGFKFTVAESCDRIKDEFQFLQAQYHSLKVEYDKLANEKTEMQRHYVMYYEMSYGLNIEMHKQTEIAKRLNTILAQIMPFLSQEHQQQVAQAVERAKQVTMTELNAIIGQQLQAQHLSHAAHGPPVQLPPHPSGLQPPGIPPVTGSSSGLLALGALGSQAHLAVKDEKNHHDLDHRERDSSANNSVSPSESLRASEKHRSSTDYSIDSKKRKAEEKDSMSRYDSDGDKSDDLVVDVSNEDPATPRVSPAHSPPENGIDKARGLKKGDAPNSPASVASSSSTPSSKTKDLGHNDKSSTPGLKSNTPTPRNDAPTPGTSSTPGLRPMPGKPTGMDPLASALRTPISIAGSYAAPFAMMGHHEMNGSLTSPGAYAGLHNIPPQMSAAAAAAAAYGRSPMVGFDPHPPMRAPGLPSSLASIPGGKPAYSFHVSADGQMQPVPFPHDALAGPGIPRHARQINTLSHGEVVCAVTISNPTRHVYTGGKGCVKIWDISQPGSKSPISQLDCLNRDNYIRSCKLLPDGRTLIVGGEASTLTIWDLASPTPRIKAELTSSAPACYALAISPDAKVCFSCCSDGNIAVWDLHNQTLVRQFQGHTDGASCIDISHDGTKLWTGGLDNTVRSWDLREGRQLQQHDFTSQIFSLGYCPTGEWLAVGMESSNVEVLHHTKPDKYQLHLHESCVLSLKFAYCGKWFVSTGKDNLLNAWRTPYGASIFQSKESSSVLSCDISADDKYIVTGSGDKKATVYEVIY
- the TLE3 gene encoding transducin-like enhancer protein 3 isoform X3, with the protein product MYPQGRHPAPHQPGQPGFKFTVAESCDRIKDEFQFLQAQYHSLKVEYDKLANEKTEMQRHYVMYYEMSYGLNIEMHKQTEIAKRLNTILAQIMPFLSQEHQQQVAQAVERAKQVTMTELNAIIGVRGLPNLPLTQQQLQAQHLSHAAHGPPVQLPPHPSGLQPPGIPPVTGSSSGLLALGALGSQAHLAVKDEKNHHDLDHRERDSSANNSVSPSESLRASEKHRSSTDYSIDSKKRKAEEKDSMSRYDSDGDKSDDLVVDVSNEDPATPRVSPAHSPPENGIDKARGLKKGDAPNSPASVASSSSTPSSKTKDLGHNDKSSTPGLKSNTPTPRNDAPTPGTSSTPGLRPMPGKPTGMDPLASALRTPISIAGSYAAPFAMMGHHEMNGSLTSPGAYAGLHNIPPQMSAAAAAAAAYGRSPMVSFGAVGFDPHPPMRAPGLPSSLASIPGGKPAYSFHVSADGQMQPVPFPHDALAGPGIPRHARQINTLSHGEVVCAVTISNPTRHVYTGGKGCVKIWDISQPGSKSPISQLDCLNRDNYIRSCKLLPDGRTLIVGGEASTLTIWDLASPTPRIKAELTSSAPACYALAISPDAKVCFSCCSDGNIAVWDLHNQTLVRQFQGHTDGASCIDISHDGTKLWTGGLDNTVRSWDLREGRQLQQHDFTSQIFSLGYCPTGEWLAVGMESSNVEVLHHTKPDKYQLHLHESCVLSLKFAYCGKWFVSTGKDNLLNAWRTPYGASIFQSKESSSVLSCDISADDKYIVTGSGDKKATVYEVIY